A stretch of Pseudomonas taetrolens DNA encodes these proteins:
- the cysK gene encoding cysteine synthase A: protein MSRIFSDNAHSIGNTPLVQINRIAPRGVTILAKIEGRNPGYSVKCRIGANMIWDAESRGVLKPGMTIIEPTSGNTGIGLAFVAAARGYKLMLTMPSSMSIERRKVLKALGAELVLTEPAKGMKGAIDKATEIQASDPAQYFMPQQFENPANPAIHEKTTGPEIWNDTDGGIDVLVSGVGTGGTITGISRYIKQTQGKPILSVAVEPEGSPVITQALAGQEIKPAPHKIQGIGAGFVPKNLDLSMVDKVELVSDEESKAMALRLMQEEGILCGISCGAAMAVAVRMAETPEMQGKTIVVILPDSGERYLSSMLFSDMFSEQELQQ, encoded by the coding sequence ATGAGCCGCATTTTTTCAGACAACGCGCACTCCATCGGTAACACGCCCCTGGTACAGATCAACCGTATCGCACCCCGTGGTGTGACTATTCTGGCCAAGATCGAAGGGCGTAACCCCGGGTACTCGGTGAAATGCCGGATTGGCGCCAACATGATCTGGGACGCCGAAAGCCGCGGGGTACTCAAGCCGGGCATGACCATTATCGAACCGACTTCGGGCAACACCGGTATCGGTCTGGCTTTTGTTGCCGCAGCGCGTGGTTACAAGCTGATGCTGACCATGCCGTCGTCCATGAGTATCGAGCGCCGCAAGGTGCTTAAGGCGCTGGGGGCCGAGCTGGTGTTGACCGAGCCGGCCAAAGGCATGAAAGGCGCCATCGACAAGGCGACTGAAATCCAGGCCAGCGATCCTGCGCAGTACTTTATGCCGCAGCAATTCGAAAACCCGGCCAACCCCGCGATTCACGAAAAAACCACCGGCCCGGAAATCTGGAACGATACCGATGGCGGCATCGATGTCCTGGTTTCGGGCGTTGGGACCGGCGGTACGATTACCGGTATTTCGCGTTATATCAAACAGACCCAGGGCAAGCCGATTCTGTCGGTGGCAGTAGAACCTGAAGGCTCGCCGGTGATTACCCAGGCCCTGGCGGGTCAGGAAATCAAGCCCGCACCGCACAAGATCCAGGGCATCGGCGCCGGATTTGTGCCGAAGAACCTTGATCTGTCGATGGTCGATAAAGTCGAACTGGTCAGCGACGAAGAGTCCAAGGCCATGGCCCTGCGTCTGATGCAGGAAGAAGGCATCCTGTGCGGGATCTCGTGCGGTGCGGCCATGGCCGTTGCTGTACGCATGGCCGAAACCCCGGAAATGCAAGGCAAGACCATAGTCGTGATACTGCCGGACTCGGGCGAGCGCTATCTGTCGAGCATGCTGTTCAGCGACATGTTCAGTGAGCAGGAGCTGCAGCAGTAA
- a CDS encoding aspartyl/asparaginyl beta-hydroxylase domain-containing protein encodes MTLSFAIKAGLILLFVGSILYVHLRGKARLPVLRQFVNHSAFFAPYNALMYLFSGVPSKPYLDRSKFPELDVLKDNWQAIREEAMHLFDEGYIRAAEKNNDAGFGSFFKKGWKRFYLKWYDKALPSAELLCPKTVELVNSIPNVKGAMFALLPGGSHLNPHRDPFAGSLRYHLGLSTPNSDACRIFVDGEEYAWRDGQDVMFDETYVHWVKNETDITRVILFCDVERPLTSRLMTRINRWVSAQLGKATAPQNLDDERVGGINKAYAWSKTFSDRFSGVVKQWKRRHPKLYRVARPVLAVIVLVLLWRWLFG; translated from the coding sequence ATGACCTTATCCTTCGCCATCAAGGCAGGGCTGATACTGCTGTTTGTCGGCAGCATCCTGTACGTGCATTTGCGCGGCAAGGCGCGCTTGCCGGTATTACGCCAGTTCGTCAACCACTCCGCATTCTTCGCGCCCTACAATGCCTTGATGTACCTGTTCTCGGGTGTCCCGTCCAAACCTTATCTGGACCGCAGCAAATTCCCTGAGCTGGACGTCCTCAAGGACAACTGGCAGGCGATCCGCGAAGAGGCTATGCACCTGTTCGATGAAGGCTATATTCGCGCCGCCGAAAAGAATAATGACGCCGGTTTCGGTTCTTTTTTCAAGAAGGGCTGGAAGCGCTTTTACCTCAAGTGGTACGACAAGGCCCTGCCTTCGGCTGAGTTGCTGTGCCCAAAAACCGTTGAACTGGTCAACAGCATCCCTAACGTCAAGGGTGCAATGTTCGCCCTGTTGCCAGGGGGCAGCCACCTCAATCCGCACCGCGATCCTTTTGCCGGTTCCCTGCGTTACCACCTGGGCTTGTCGACCCCCAACTCCGACGCCTGCCGTATCTTCGTCGATGGCGAGGAATATGCCTGGCGCGACGGTCAGGATGTGATGTTCGATGAGACCTACGTGCACTGGGTCAAGAACGAAACCGACATCACCCGTGTCATTCTGTTCTGCGATGTGGAACGTCCACTGACCAGTCGCCTGATGACCCGCATCAATCGCTGGGTCAGTGCTCAGTTGGGCAAGGCGACGGCTCCGCAAAACCTCGATGACGAGCGCGTCGGCGGGATCAACAAGGCGTATGCCTGGAGCAAAACCTTCAGCGACCGCTTCAGTGGCGTGGTCAAGCAATGGAAGCGTCGTCACCCCAAACTGTATCGTGTGGCGCGCCCGGTGCTGGCGGTGATCGTACTGGTGCTGCTGTGGCGCTGGTTGTTCGGTTAA
- a CDS encoding DMT family transporter, producing the protein MFSISKESALAAASTSLFVLLWSSGAIFSKWGLAHASPFAFLLIRFAIALLALLLLTPLMKFKRPRSLHTLGYALLTGVVLLGAYQIFYILALDLKVTPGVMATVMGVQPILTAVIMERRHSWSRSLGLVLGLTGLILVVYQGIGLAGLSWLGMLFAVLALASMTLGTLMQKRITENPLGTLPLQYLAGLLACGVFVPFQPFHFEHSVGFVVPVLWMGLVVSVLATLLLYRMIAKGNLVNVTSLFYLVPAVTAIMDYLVFGNKLAALSVLGMAMIIIGLMFVFRKTV; encoded by the coding sequence ATGTTTTCCATTTCTAAAGAGTCCGCATTGGCGGCTGCTTCCACGAGCCTGTTTGTACTGCTGTGGAGCAGTGGCGCCATTTTCTCCAAATGGGGGCTGGCTCATGCTTCGCCCTTTGCCTTTCTGCTGATCCGCTTTGCCATTGCCCTGTTGGCACTGCTGCTGTTAACCCCTTTGATGAAATTCAAACGGCCTCGCAGCCTCCACACCCTGGGATATGCGCTGTTAACCGGGGTTGTGCTGCTCGGCGCCTATCAGATTTTTTACATACTGGCCCTGGACCTCAAGGTCACGCCGGGAGTGATGGCGACCGTGATGGGGGTGCAGCCGATTTTGACGGCGGTGATCATGGAGCGCCGCCATTCATGGAGTCGCTCCCTGGGGCTGGTGCTGGGGCTGACCGGGTTGATTCTGGTGGTGTATCAGGGGATCGGACTGGCGGGCCTGTCGTGGCTCGGAATGCTCTTTGCGGTGCTGGCGCTGGCCAGCATGACGCTGGGCACCTTGATGCAGAAGCGCATCACTGAGAACCCGTTGGGCACCTTGCCTTTGCAATATCTGGCCGGTTTGTTGGCGTGCGGTGTGTTTGTGCCGTTCCAGCCGTTTCATTTCGAGCACAGCGTCGGCTTTGTCGTACCGGTGTTATGGATGGGGCTGGTGGTGTCGGTGCTGGCGACCTTATTGCTGTACCGGATGATCGCCAAAGGCAATCTGGTGAATGTCACCAGCCTGTTTTACCTGGTGCCTGCCGTGACAGCGATCATGGATTACCTGGTCTTTGGCAATAAGCTGGCAGCGTTGAGTGTGCTGGGCATGGCCATGATCATCATTGGATTGATGTTCGTGTTCCGCAAAACGGTATAG
- a CDS encoding DMT family transporter, with the protein MKLVDIMRMLSLAGIWGASFLFMRIIAPVLGSIPTAFFRVSIAATGLVVILALMRVRWNFGGKFKVVLILGVINSGLPATLYSVAALVLPAGYSAIFNATTPLMGVLIGGLFFSEKLTLTKMSGVFLGLLGVGILTRAGPVAFDIDLLMGALACLLATTCYGFAGFLARRWLDQQGGLDPRLSALGSMLGATLFLLPLFGLSLINQPPASWGGASVWLSLLGLGLVCTAFAYILYFRLLTSIGPVKSMTVTFMIPPFGVLWGALFLDEPLSMAHVYGGLLIAVALWLVLKPATPDKQIA; encoded by the coding sequence GTGAAACTCGTCGATATCATGCGCATGCTGTCACTGGCAGGCATTTGGGGTGCCAGCTTTCTGTTCATGCGGATTATCGCTCCGGTTCTTGGGTCCATTCCTACTGCTTTTTTTCGGGTCTCCATCGCCGCCACCGGCCTGGTGGTGATCCTCGCGCTGATGCGCGTGCGCTGGAACTTCGGTGGCAAATTCAAAGTCGTGTTGATCCTCGGCGTCATCAACTCCGGACTACCCGCCACGTTGTATTCCGTGGCCGCACTGGTGCTGCCGGCCGGCTACTCAGCGATTTTCAACGCAACGACCCCGTTGATGGGGGTATTGATCGGTGGGCTGTTTTTCAGCGAAAAACTCACCCTGACCAAAATGAGCGGCGTATTTCTGGGGCTGCTCGGGGTGGGGATCCTGACCCGCGCCGGCCCTGTGGCATTCGACATCGACCTGCTGATGGGGGCTCTCGCTTGCCTGCTGGCCACCACCTGCTATGGCTTTGCCGGCTTTCTGGCACGCCGCTGGCTGGATCAGCAAGGTGGTCTTGATCCGAGACTCTCGGCCCTGGGCAGCATGCTGGGCGCCACCTTGTTTCTATTACCGTTGTTCGGGCTGAGCCTGATCAATCAACCGCCCGCCAGTTGGGGCGGTGCGAGCGTCTGGCTGTCGTTACTGGGCCTGGGGCTTGTCTGCACGGCATTCGCCTACATTCTGTACTTCCGTTTACTGACCAGCATCGGTCCGGTCAAATCCATGACCGTGACCTTTATGATCCCGCCTTTCGGCGTGCTCTGGGGCGCCCTGTTTCTGGATGAACCGCTGTCGATGGCGCATGTCTATGGCGGGCTGCTGATTGCCGTGGCGTTGTGGTTGGTGTTAAAGCCGGCAACGCCGGACAAGCAGATTGCATGA
- a CDS encoding 5-oxoprolinase subunit C family protein — translation MSGLLIQASNPMCMLQDAGRFGVRHLGVTQGGAADWLSMAWANWLLGNSPDAAVIEITLGGLTLVAQADCSLALAGADLAATVDGQALKPWRSFVLKKGQTLAFTQPLLGARAYLAAPAGFIAPQVLGSCATVVREQLGGPDGFGRALVTGDELTFAAASRPLRELARDAIPGFTSKPCLDVVLGAQIGAFSGQSTFDAFNQPWTVDSRADRMGIRLLGPNLVYQGAPLISEGIPLGAIQVPPDGQPIVLLNDRQTIGGYPRLGALTPLALARLAQCLPGEGVHLRPTTQDAAQCHHVSYMQRLG, via the coding sequence ATGAGCGGTTTATTGATTCAGGCCAGCAACCCGATGTGCATGTTGCAAGATGCTGGCCGTTTCGGCGTCCGGCACCTGGGCGTTACCCAGGGCGGGGCTGCGGACTGGCTCTCAATGGCCTGGGCTAACTGGCTGTTGGGTAATTCGCCAGACGCGGCGGTTATCGAAATCACCTTGGGTGGCTTGACTCTGGTGGCGCAGGCCGATTGCAGCCTGGCCCTGGCCGGGGCTGATCTGGCAGCCACTGTCGATGGTCAGGCCCTTAAGCCCTGGCGCAGTTTTGTCCTGAAAAAAGGTCAGACGCTGGCATTCACGCAGCCGTTGCTCGGTGCACGGGCCTATTTGGCTGCGCCTGCTGGCTTTATCGCACCCCAGGTATTGGGCAGTTGTGCCACGGTGGTCCGTGAACAGCTTGGCGGTCCGGACGGTTTTGGTCGTGCGCTGGTTACCGGGGATGAGTTGACGTTTGCCGCTGCTTCCCGGCCGCTGCGTGAACTGGCACGGGACGCTATCCCGGGTTTCACGTCAAAACCCTGCCTGGACGTGGTATTGGGGGCGCAAATCGGAGCCTTCAGTGGACAAAGCACGTTTGATGCGTTCAACCAGCCATGGACCGTCGACAGCCGCGCCGATCGCATGGGGATTCGCTTGTTGGGGCCAAATCTGGTGTATCAGGGCGCGCCGCTGATTTCCGAAGGCATTCCGCTGGGCGCCATTCAGGTCCCCCCCGATGGCCAGCCGATCGTGTTGCTCAATGACCGCCAGACCATTGGTGGTTATCCGCGTCTTGGGGCCTTGACTCCATTGGCGCTGGCGCGTCTGGCGCAATGTTTGCCGGGGGAGGGCGTACACCTGCGGCCGACCACCCAGGATGCGGCGCAATGCCATCACGTCAGTTACATGCAACGCCTTGGCTAG
- the aceK gene encoding bifunctional isocitrate dehydrogenase kinase/phosphatase, whose translation MPQSWPAAAIAHMILEGFDDYREPFRHITDGARARFEGALWQEAQIASAARINLYEQKVNQLNQRLQATFAEKGLLNAVHWPQVKRAYISLIDLRFDDELAETWYNSIFCSLFSHDLISDRCMFIHTTRPLQRQARAAQTRTYRPAGQLSRTLAQICADYGFSEPYADLPGDLRRLEGQLRDSLPDWVCKDPGLNLELFSSALYRNKGAYLVGRLYNQDEQWPLVIAFVHREGGGIQADAVITDEAEVSIIFSFTRSYFMVDVPVPAEFVGFLQRILPGKHIAELYTSIGFYKHGKSEFYRALINHLATTDDRFIMAPGVRGMVMTVFTLPGFNTVFKLIKDRFSPSKNISRATVIEKYRLVKHVDRVGRMADTQEFADFRFPLSKFAPDCLAELLEVAPSTVVVEGDTLLIRHCWTERRMTPLNLYLESASDAQTREVLDDYGLAIKQLAAANIFPGDMLLKNFGVTRHGRVVFYDYDEICYLTEANFRYIPQPRTPEDEMASEPWYSIGPLDVFPEEFPPFLFADAGQRRLFSELHGEIYDANYWKGLQAAITAGKVIDVFPYRRKG comes from the coding sequence ATGCCCCAGTCCTGGCCGGCAGCAGCGATTGCACACATGATCCTCGAAGGCTTCGATGATTACCGTGAGCCGTTTCGACACATCACTGATGGCGCCCGGGCCCGTTTTGAAGGCGCATTATGGCAAGAAGCGCAGATCGCGTCGGCGGCACGGATCAACCTGTATGAGCAGAAGGTCAATCAGCTCAACCAGCGTTTGCAGGCGACATTCGCCGAAAAGGGCTTGTTGAATGCGGTGCATTGGCCGCAGGTCAAGCGTGCCTACATCAGCCTGATTGACCTGCGCTTTGACGATGAGCTGGCCGAGACCTGGTACAACTCGATCTTTTGCAGCCTGTTCAGCCATGACCTGATCAGCGACCGCTGCATGTTTATCCACACCACACGCCCGCTGCAGCGTCAGGCCCGTGCGGCGCAGACCCGCACTTATCGTCCGGCCGGTCAGTTGAGTCGCACCCTGGCGCAGATTTGCGCCGATTACGGGTTCAGTGAACCCTACGCCGATTTGCCGGGGGATTTGCGTCGACTTGAAGGGCAGCTGCGGGACAGTTTGCCGGACTGGGTCTGCAAAGACCCAGGCTTGAACCTTGAGCTGTTCTCTTCTGCGCTCTATCGAAACAAGGGAGCCTACCTCGTTGGGCGGCTCTACAACCAGGATGAGCAGTGGCCGCTGGTCATCGCGTTTGTGCACCGTGAAGGCGGGGGAATTCAGGCAGACGCGGTGATCACCGATGAAGCTGAAGTGTCGATCATTTTCTCGTTCACCCGCTCGTACTTCATGGTGGATGTACCTGTGCCGGCGGAGTTTGTCGGGTTTCTCCAGCGTATCTTGCCCGGCAAGCACATCGCCGAGCTCTATACCTCGATCGGTTTTTACAAACACGGCAAGTCCGAATTTTACCGTGCCCTGATCAACCACCTGGCCACCACTGACGACCGTTTCATCATGGCGCCAGGGGTTCGCGGCATGGTCATGACCGTGTTCACGTTGCCGGGCTTCAACACGGTATTCAAGCTGATCAAGGACCGTTTCTCGCCGTCGAAAAACATCAGCCGTGCCACGGTGATTGAAAAGTACCGGCTGGTGAAGCATGTCGATCGGGTAGGGCGCATGGCCGACACCCAGGAATTCGCAGATTTCCGCTTCCCGCTGAGCAAGTTCGCCCCTGATTGCCTGGCCGAATTGCTCGAGGTGGCCCCTTCAACAGTGGTCGTCGAGGGCGACACGCTGCTGATCCGCCATTGCTGGACCGAGCGGCGCATGACCCCGCTCAATCTGTACCTGGAGAGTGCCAGCGACGCGCAAACCCGCGAAGTGCTGGACGACTATGGGCTGGCGATCAAGCAATTGGCGGCGGCCAATATTTTCCCCGGCGACATGCTGCTGAAAAACTTCGGCGTCACCCGCCACGGCCGCGTGGTGTTCTATGACTACGACGAAATCTGTTACTTGACCGAAGCCAACTTTCGGTACATTCCGCAGCCTCGAACCCCTGAAGATGAAATGGCCAGTGAGCCCTGGTATTCCATCGGGCCGCTGGACGTGTTTCCTGAAGAGTTCCCGCCGTTCCTGTTCGCCGACGCCGGTCAGCGCCGCCTGTTCAGCGAACTGCACGGTGAGATCTACGATGCCAATTACTGGAAAGGCCTGCAGGCGGCAATTACCGCAGGCAAGGTGATTGACGTGTTTCCGTATCGGCGTAAGGGATAG
- a CDS encoding vWA domain-containing protein — protein sequence MLLNLFNEMRAAKVPVSVRELLDLINALKHRVTFADMDEFYYLARTILVKDERHFDKFDRAFGAYFNGLQNLNEHLEALIPDDWLRKEFERSLSDEDRAQLQSLGGLDKLIEAFKQRLEEQKERHAGGNKWIGTGGTSPFGSGGYHPEGIRVGDAGARQGKAAKVWEQREYKNLDDQVELGTRNIKVALRRLRKFARQGAAEELDIDGTIDHTARDAGLLNIQMRPERRNTIKLLLLFDIGGSMDAHIKICEELFSACRTEFKHLEYYYFHNFVYESVWKNNQRRQVERISTQDLLHKYGADYKVIFIGDASMGPYEITHAGGSVEHWNEEPGYKWMQRFMEKYKKLVWINPYPKDTWHYTASTGIVRDLIEDRMYPLTLEGLEEAMRYLAK from the coding sequence ATGTTGCTGAATCTGTTCAATGAAATGCGTGCAGCCAAGGTGCCGGTCTCGGTACGCGAGTTACTGGACCTGATCAACGCCCTGAAACACCGCGTGACTTTTGCCGACATGGACGAGTTTTATTACCTGGCGCGTACGATTCTGGTGAAAGACGAACGCCATTTCGACAAGTTCGACCGGGCCTTCGGTGCGTACTTCAATGGCCTGCAAAACCTGAATGAACACCTTGAGGCCTTGATTCCGGACGACTGGTTGCGCAAGGAGTTCGAGCGCTCGCTGAGCGACGAGGACCGGGCCCAGCTTCAGTCTCTGGGCGGGCTGGACAAACTGATCGAGGCGTTCAAACAACGCCTTGAAGAGCAAAAGGAACGCCACGCCGGCGGCAACAAGTGGATCGGCACCGGCGGCACCAGCCCCTTCGGTTCAGGCGGTTATCACCCCGAAGGCATTCGCGTGGGCGATGCCGGCGCGCGTCAGGGCAAGGCTGCCAAGGTCTGGGAGCAGCGCGAATACAAGAATCTCGACGACCAGGTCGAATTGGGCACGCGCAACATCAAGGTGGCACTGCGGCGCCTGCGCAAATTTGCGCGTCAGGGCGCTGCAGAAGAACTGGACATCGATGGCACCATCGACCACACCGCCCGCGATGCAGGCCTGTTGAATATTCAGATGCGGCCTGAACGGCGCAACACCATCAAACTGTTGTTGCTGTTCGACATCGGTGGTTCGATGGATGCCCATATCAAGATTTGCGAAGAGTTGTTTTCAGCCTGCAGAACCGAGTTCAAGCACCTGGAGTATTACTACTTCCACAACTTCGTTTATGAGTCGGTGTGGAAGAACAACCAGCGCCGCCAGGTTGAACGTATCTCCACCCAGGATCTGCTGCACAAGTACGGGGCCGATTACAAAGTGATTTTCATCGGTGACGCGTCAATGGGACCGTATGAGATCACCCATGCCGGGGGCAGTGTCGAGCACTGGAACGAAGAGCCCGGGTATAAGTGGATGCAGCGCTTTATGGAGAAGTACAAAAAACTTGTCTGGATTAATCCTTACCCCAAGGACACCTGGCATTACACCGCTTCAACCGGCATCGTCCGCGATTTGATCGAGGATCGCATGTACCCGTTGACGCTTGAAGGGCTGGAAGAAGCGATGCGCTATTTGGCCAAGTAG
- the pxpB gene encoding 5-oxoprolinase subunit PxpB, which yields MKPRIEVVAIDCLMLRLFDEIAETNMPWMLAASQRLRAGFADQLIDLVPSYTTLMVHYDGLALSPGQARELIAQALTDLQPDTQSRGQCHVLPVWYDVSVGPELTLLAKRTGWSVSEVIRRHSEHHYQVFALGFAPGFAFMGLVEEALAAPRLATPRKRVAAGSVGIAERQTAAYPAQSPGGWNLIGRTPSALFDREREGYSLMQPGDSVQFAPVSHAEFINLGGDDTPQEALA from the coding sequence ATGAAGCCGCGGATTGAAGTGGTGGCCATCGACTGCCTGATGCTGCGTCTGTTCGATGAAATTGCTGAAACCAACATGCCGTGGATGCTCGCCGCGAGCCAACGCCTGCGTGCCGGATTTGCCGATCAACTGATTGATCTGGTGCCGTCCTACACCACCCTGATGGTGCATTACGACGGGCTGGCGCTGAGCCCGGGCCAGGCCCGTGAATTGATCGCCCAGGCACTGACCGATCTTCAGCCCGACACGCAAAGCCGTGGCCAATGCCATGTGCTGCCGGTGTGGTACGACGTGAGCGTTGGCCCGGAACTCACCTTGTTGGCCAAGCGTACCGGCTGGTCGGTGAGTGAGGTTATTCGCCGTCACAGTGAGCATCACTATCAGGTGTTTGCACTGGGCTTTGCCCCGGGGTTTGCGTTCATGGGGCTGGTGGAAGAAGCCCTGGCGGCACCGCGTCTCGCGACACCGCGCAAACGGGTTGCCGCGGGAAGCGTCGGGATTGCCGAGCGCCAGACCGCGGCCTATCCAGCGCAATCGCCAGGTGGCTGGAACCTCATCGGACGTACTCCGAGTGCGCTGTTTGACCGTGAACGCGAGGGTTACAGCCTGATGCAACCCGGCGATAGCGTTCAGTTTGCCCCTGTCAGCCACGCTGAATTCATTAATCTGGGCGGCGACGACACGCCACAGGAGGCCCTGGCATGA